From the genome of Nicotiana tabacum cultivar K326 chromosome 17, ASM71507v2, whole genome shotgun sequence:
TTTGAAAGTACTAGGGAAACTTGCTAAATACTTTGAACATACGCAAGTGTGGTACATACTTGTATGGTATGCATACCTAAGTCCTTGCTTCATCTTTCCTGGTTATAGttagactctctctctctcacacacacagcCATAATTGCTTAATAATTCTCCAACGACTTTTCAGGTTGAGCCGAAGCGCCAGAAGAGGTAGGCGGAGCTGTAGTAAGAAGGACGAAGCTAGTTTTCTTCATGTTTTGGATGCTCATCTGCATTTTGTACAGTGCAATGAACGGAAACTATGTTCTTTGCATAGATTAGCTGGTATCTGTTATGTCTTCCTTATCAGTAGTTCTTGTATGTACTAGAAGATTGGAAGACGACTCTTCAAAAATATTGTTAGATTAACAAGactttcttttgaatttgaaTCCGACATTTAGTGTAAAAGCATCGACATGTCATCTTACTAATGCTTAGAATTTGGACACTGGATGATATTATTCCCGGCTTACTACCCGCTGAGCAATCTTCAAACCAAAACTTGCTTTTTTTGACAGTGGTTAAGCAGCTTACTGTTTTGATGTAAGACATCTAGGAAACTGCTAATTATCaaggaaaaaaatatattattaaaaaatagaCCCTTGGAATGCTATTTACTCTCAGTATCTATTACTCCTAGTTGCTCTACTTGTTTCAAACTAATCATTTTCAGGGATCAATTAGATCAAATTTTGAAATAATAGATTGGATATGAGATTAAATTGGccttttcaaattaaaatcaAGAAAGATCTAGAAACTGATGAGGAAGTACAGTGTTACAATCTGTATCTCTCAATATATTTACATAACCTAAAAAGAAACTATGAAAGCATAGTAGGCTGTAATTTACATCTCTCATGCCTTCGAGAGGAGTAATAAGGACTTAAATCATGTGAAATGTATTAAAAACGATTCTCAATAAATGCTGACGAGATATTGAGAACAAGGAAAGTTGCAGAGGTTTTAACTCATCACAAGAATAGGTCACAATGGAAAAAgatttaattccatgtttaaatgtggATTTAAGTTTTCTAGAGGACGAAAAAGCCCCTCTAATTGACGTGTTGTTGAACCACTGTCAAGGGTGTTTAGAGGAAAGGAGAAATTAAGACAATGCTAAGATACTATAGCCATGTAATAGTATACAGCCGATACCAATTAATTGAGTTTAAGTTTTAGACATGTTCATAATGTTACTTTTAAGTCCCAATGTCTTCTAGGAATTCTTTGGTCTTCTTAAAAATTTATATGTCAGTAAAAAATAAAGAGAATGAGCTTAAATAAAGCGATGTACATACTGAAAATTAATTAATATAGACCTTAACTTACTCAGGATTGAGGTGAAGTAATAGTAGTTGTAGCAACCACATATATCTTGATCGAAGAGCGGAGATGAGGCTTAATTGAAGTTGCTATTTGTTTCATTTATATGAAGTCTTGATGAGATAATGTAGAATTATACACCCGCTTTCCCTGCAAAATACACATTTCTCTCCTACAAAGCCAATCTTAGTCTCTCCTATTCTACGGGCAACTTTTTTGTATTTGCAGTTTCAGAGATTTTATACTACATAATACTAGCTAATAGAGCTGAGCTTGTAATAAAATCCTAGTCTCATATTATGAAACGATTTTTCACGTCGATTTGTGCGTACGTTACTGGTTTACAGGTAATTACAGCAAAGAGCTAAAAAGCTGCTCTTACCAAATTAATTAACTATGTAAAGAACAATTATATGGAGATTACGAAAGTAAAACAGGAAACTAAAATGATTATCATTTATCATGAAAGTAGGATATACTACTAAacaagaaaatggaaattttaacGTGCTAAGGCTTTATGCGCTGATGCCATTTTAGCACATCATTAGTTTGCGTGGCGGATTACGAACAAAAATATCAACTTATCTGCAGGATGAGAAAAATAGCACTTTCTGCCATTTCAAATAACTTACtgcaaaataggaagaagaaaccATGCATGCACAGCGCAGAAACACACAGTCAAGATGCTTTCCAACTTCCAAGTCATTTCACAAATAGTCACAGGCCAGGAACTAATTTTCCACTCAATCAAttatcttattatcttgttgttactcttttctttttgcttcTCCACTATATACcgtatttatttttcaaaattgctATAATTTTTGCTTTCCTTGAGCCGAAGGTCTATTGGAAActgcctctctaccttcacaaggtaggggtaacatctgcgtacacactaccttcctcagaccccacttgtgaaattacactgggtatgttattgttgttgtaagtaGAAACAAAAATTTTCAATACACCAAAAGTTAAAAAGTTGAATTTTCTATATTGACAGCAAGTAACTATTCAGTATAAGTGTAAGCAATCACCCATCAGGTCGCTTAAAGTTAAAGAAAGAGTTTATGGTAAACATGTGTTAGTAAAGAAAAAGGAGTAGCTAAGTTGTTGTAGCAAGTAAAATTATCCTAAGCGTGTCAGTATATAGAATTTTTTTGAATTCTATTAATTGTAGTTTCACAGTAACTAAGCGGTTTACACATCAATATATAGTTGGCAGACAACTCAACAAAGCTCATCTCAAAAAATTGTCACTGCATTAGAAATTAGAAGAATAACAAATGTATCATATAATGCTATAGAATATCATGATTCAAGTTTAAAATGAAGACGTTATACATTTACAGTTGCTTGTGAAATTTTTTTCCTAACCTCAACTGATAACGGACCTATTTAACATTAGACCTAAGTGTTGCACATGCATTCCTTACACCGTGGATATCTATATACGCTCCTTCCAACAGGTCGTGAAAATACCCGTTTGGTTTGTCTCACTGCCTTCCTCACTCTTTGCTCAAAAGTCCTCCAATCTATTGtgttgttcttgacaaagataTCAGCGAGTCTCCGTTTGTTTGGACGTATAGTAGCCATTTTACCTCCACCATAGTATACTCGAAAACCAGATATCAATGATGAAAATTGGCTTCCCGAGTCTGTCATGGCAAACACGTCTGCAGCACTGCAGACTATGAAGTCCAATGCTGCTAGCTGCATAAAAGAGTGAAATGTCAGCTccagttacatgagttaattagTCCTCAAATCAAACACATATGATGATTACACTCTCAGTGTATTCTGCAGAAAGCTACAACTGAAGCTTAGCAACAAGGAACTACATGCGTGATAGCTACAGGTTCAAGGTAGATGCATGTTAAGTTTGAAGAACAGCTAAGTTTTTAGAGGAAATTTGACAGCCCTACACAAATAAGTTATAATACCAAACAAGGTAAGAATTTGAAGAATACAAGCACATGTATTTATATTGCTCTGCCACGAGGTGTGATATTTTAATTTGCCTTCTTTCTAGACCTAAGTTTAAAGACCCTCATTGCTGATTAAGTTCATTAATTGTATCACCCTAAGAATTACATAGAACAACCTTTTCTGTATGTGTCAgcaatttatattttcaaattgACGTATATAACTTTGCTTTCTGATTCATTTTAAATTTACTCCCTCTCCCCACCACCTCACATGTTGCATGTATTGGCTTTCTGTTTGCCAATATTACGCACGAAAGGAAATAGCTCTTCTTTGAGAAGCCAACTGATCATGACTATCCATACCAAGCACATAAATTGTTTATAGTGTTATtcatttggtgctaaatttaacATAAATCACCAGGGGTATTGCAAGAGTAAAACCATGTCAAACCAATACGTTTTACCTGAGATGAGAAATTCTTGAACGGTTCAATCTCGGCAGAGGAAAGTAAGCTTTCCTTTGTAACCAGATTAGGATACAAGGTAGTCAAGGAGGCCAGTCTTGATTTCCCTCCATAGATATGTGCACCGGCCAAATATATGCGCGTCTGCCGATTAAAACCAAGGGCAGCAAGCATTAGCACCGTCTCTTCAGGCATTAAAGGACACAGTCCTTCAGCCTTTAGAGCTGCTGAGGAGGGCAACCTGAGCACATGTTTTTTCAGAGATCAATAATTGAACTGGGGCTAGTTCTAATAAATTGAATGTACAGCCTCAATAGCATGTCTCTAGAATTACGTTCAGGTTATTTTGAATCAATGAAGAAAATATTATCACACTTTTAAGACATGCATGATTACAATAACCCAAAAGAGGTAATCCAGAATTCTCCCTGCAACAAGAAGATGTGAACCTGATCCAGATGGTGAGAGATAATATGTAGCTTTAAGTAAGTTCAATACAATTTTGCGTGCCTCGGGTGCAATTTTTGGCACATCAAATGCAAGCAACACTTTAGGACAAGCTCACAAGTTAGAATAAGCTTTTGGTTATGCAGGTATAGGGATTAAGCAAGACTTCTACATAACATACTTCTTGGTCTTCTTAAGCTCCACCAATGCAGGGAAATGGATTTCACGATATGCTTCCAGttcatttctttcttcttcacCCCCACCATATTCACAGAGGGAATGAGCCACCATGTCAATTTCAAACCTCAGATGCAAAGCTAAATATCTCGCAACTTTTCCTCCACGATTTCGTTCACCCTTCATCATTGACTTTGAAAAGGAGCCCACTAGGTGACGATCCAAGGGTCCCAAGCGTGTAACATTCTGACGCATTCTTCGAATAAGTAAAGCTCCTGTTTCTTGTATCTTTGGAACAAATTTCAGAGCATGAAAATTACATCTGCATCGAAGTCTCTAAATGAAGTCTCAAAATTAGGAACCAAGGTAGAAATTATGGAATCAGACTAGATAAAAAAGATAACATAAATAACTCATAAATCAACAAGGAACCCTAATATCAAGTTTGACAGGTTTTACCTGCACTTGAAATGGCAACGGGTCAGATGCCAAGCGATTCCCAAATCCAAGAAAATGGACAACTCTGTTTTTATGCAAAATTGGAAGAATATATTTCTTATAGAAACTTGGCTTTGCTTCTTTTACAACATCTGCATCTGTCACCTGCATTTGTTTCCAGATCATAAGAAACTAATTTCCTAACATGATCATAAGAAAAATGATTGATTTAGATGAAAATCTTACCAAACTGCCAATGGCCTCAAGATCCAATGACTGTAACTCCTGAGGAAGTTCTCTAACTATAGGGATATCAGGTTTCAGGTAGTCGATGAAATGCTCCTCCTGGTAGATATCGCCAAACTGGCTACGAATATATAGATTTCATCTATCAATCTTCAGTTTAAGGATATAATAAGGTATAAAATGTTTCAAATTATCAAGAGAACGGAAAAAGTTTGAAGGACGTAAAACAGACATAAGGCAAATAAATATCTTAGTAaaacttttaatttctatttgatgtttaatttctATTTGATGAAGTACATGCTAAAAGTTACTGAATGAAAAACTTCCAAGATAACACCATACATAAAAAATTGGAGGGGGCATAATTAGTTACAAACGAAAGGGTGGTTAAAAAGTAGcaaaaaaaatgcaaacaaaGAATGTTATTTAGCTGAAACTTCATCGCATATTGGAAAAGAGTTTAGAAAAAAAACTAAAGTGAACAATCTTTCGATGCAATAATGTGGATGTATGACAAATTATTAGAGTAGATACCAGAAAATAACAACCGGATGATACATGCAGTTCTCAAAGATACGCAGCAAAAGGAAAGCCAAGCAAACATTTGGGACAATCAGAAGGTCTTGGAAAACTTATGTAGTTTAGACAAGAGAGAAATCAGTGCTACATCACAAACTTCCAATTACTGAGTTCAAGAATTCCAAGATGAAGCCAGTTCAGATAGTTTACTAGTTATGACAAGAAAATGAAATACTATTCAACTAGCACGTATTTCAAGTGAACAACAAGAATTGACAAGTGTGAAAGTACACAATAGTATATGGAAGATAATGTGAATCTGTAAATgaaattttcagtattttgactctttcacataTTGTTCTCATAATATTCTGCAATCCTTATTGTACAATAGGAAAAGGAAAGAGATAAGTGAAAATGACGGCAAATAGTAAGTTTTCACCTCACATCTCTCCATACGCTACTGTACAGAAATTTGGGAAGAACCAAGGTTGCATCAAGTAATCTTGCAACAGCGACAGCATTGCAGACCTGTTGTGCAAGAAAAAAATATATCAGTTAAGAAAAAGAGACCACAGCTTTCTTATAATATTAGTGCTGggcctttttcttttgcttggCAAGCTAAACTAAAGAAATACAGGTTGTCAAGCAGATGGAAAAAATTATGTCAAAGCAGAAGACATAACTTACAGCTACTCGCTGTTGATTTATCCCACCATTTGCAGTGACCATAATGTAACCATTTTTTCCCTCTGAAAATTTCATTATGACCCGCATAAGAAGCAAGTAACTACAAGAAATGTGACAAGCATGAATAGAGACAGAGAGACCGAGAGAGATACCACTAGGTCGCAAGTCACGCTGCTCAGCACAAGGTTTCCAAGAGGAAGCAACAAAATAGGGTTCAGCCCACAAATCTTTCGGCTCGGGTTTATTCTGTCCCTGAAGTCAGCAAGCTCACATTGTAAAGTAAGATCAACTATTAGATCTACTCACTTCCTTCTAGAAACAAAAAGTACCTCAGCTAAGGCATGAGCAGCCCTCGCCAGCAATCGTGCATAGATTGTTTTCTGCGGCTTTCTCGCTTTGCCAAGCCTTACCAGTTCTTCCTGCATAATCAAAAAAAACATTTGCTCCATGTGTAGCTAACTAGCAAAAAGTATTCCAGCACAAATGAATCTATCCATACTTCAACAATCAACTAAGCCTCATTCCTAAACTAGTTAGTctcagctatatgaatcctctataTCCATCAAGTCTATTTGCCCCTATTTCATTCCAACactaaatagtttgaaaaatatttagaaaGATATTTGGAAGACACTTCATAGTTTGCTAGGAAGTAACATGTACATCTAGTTGCTGAACATCTCAGATTCATTTTTTCAACTTCACAGCTAAAGTAAGTGATAATGCCAAAATATAAGAATCCTACCTttaggcggatccagaatttgagTTTATGGGTTCTGGATTCTGGAAAGGCATATTACTGGGTTCTGGATAAACAATTTATACATATTAAGTGGATTTCTTAACATAAATATACAAATTTGGCCAAAGCTACTGGGTTTTGTCGAACCTGTGACTAGAACTCTACCTCCGCATTATTTATTCTTTATCATTAAAAACATCAGCtatatatagttttttttttaatcaggGATTAAACACATAATTATTCCCAGCCTAAAGTCTAAAttctcaaaattcatttccacAGCCCAGCTTTCATAACTTGAACCACGTTTCAATATTTATACATTTTCAAAAACATTTCAACAATCTAAATTGATAATAAAGACTGATTGAAACATACCCGAATGAATAAAGTGGAGGAATTGGCTTTCAAGAACCTGAACTCAACCCCAGGAGCCCGACCCGATTTCTGGATCCGGGAAAGCATCCACCAATTGGCCAACACAAAAGCGATCATAAATAGAGCCAATCCCACAGGTGCAATATTCTGAGAAAATGGTTtcttcttcctcatcttcttcgaCCCGAACGTGAAACCCAGTAACCCGTTAAAGGAGTTGTTCCTATGACCCGGATTCAGGGGGGCAACCCGATCCGGAGTCGGAACGCTGCTGGGTTGTTCGTGATCGTCGTAGGATGAAGATTCTGAGAAATTAGAACTAGAATTGGTTCGAGAAGCCATGGGAAGTGTTTTTatgttttaagttttttttttttattgggaTATTCTCGAAATTAACGGTTTTAGGACAAGGTGAGCGGAAAAACCGTCAGGTCTTGATGTTGCGAGTCTTTGGTTCCGTACTTACGTTTGATGCAAGAAAAGTGTCAAAAATAGAGTCCACTCTCATTTTCTTGAACttcttttttcttcaaatcattttcttccacttgaaaaagaaaaatgagttttCGTAGTaactaaagaattttttttacatATTCGATTGAACGGATAGAACCAAACCTATAGCTTGTTTGGCAAGCCGGAGAAATAAGTTTATTTTGGGAATTACTTTTTGAAagagaaacagtttgtgtttggttaatcgctcttaaaagcacttttgagcaatagTTTGTGTTTGACCAGACTTttcagaaagtgcttttaagtatcaaattacgaataaggacattaataaatttatatagttaatattataagtaaataaataatcttaaaattttattattacatgcaataattaaatcttttcattttatttaagtaaaatatgaaaataaaatttaaaagtacttaattcttttaatataagttaaatatattaaaaatcattcaacaaatataaaagcattcacccctaaagtcactatatattagaaaactatcctaaaaataataagaaatatttatacattaatatcctaagtattaggtttaacgattattttggtatatactatattttgttaagggtatttttagtaagaagaaaaatcaaaactgcttctgcttctgctattgggaagaagctacttttttttaCTTCTCAGaaattgcttctgcttcttcccaaaagcactccctctccccaaaaaaaaaaaagattggcCGAATACCTCAAGTTagggaaaaaatacttttgagaaaaaaatatttttgacctattgagaagcttggccaaacaagctactAATTGAGTTGATTTTATTGGAGTagttatttttcataaatacgaAAGTTTTGATTTGAACATATAATTGTATCAAATAAATATAAGTAGGTTTTTATTTTCATATAAAGaacgaaaaaataccgaaccaaacctatttaataatataaaggcCAAATACATATAAGACCCCTTAAAGTTgactttaatttttattttgacaGGTAAGTACCTAGGGAACACTTCAACCTAgcaaaaatgtatatattaaacaCGCATGAATTGACTTTCACTTAGTGTTGAGGGCGTGGaatgtgattttctttctttctttctctttcttctctcttctttttaaCATATAATTTTCTGACTGATAGAAAAATACACCGGCACAGGACCACCGATCCTTGCTCATAATCTATCGTATGACTCAACTTCTCATTCCATCATCCATAAACGGGTCCATTCACCACCAATTTACAACACCACCTACCGACCGCAAACACAACTTCCATTTCCTTTCCTCCATCTCTGGCCAAATCCAAATTTTCAATCAGTTTCATCCAAATAAAATATCATCTTCATTCATTGATATTCATATTCCTACTCACCAGAACAACTTCACCAACAAAAATCACTAAACCAATCATATAAACAACATCCTTACAGAACCACCTTTTTCATTCAAACTTTTTAACAAACATCTCCTCTGCTTCTTCAACTCCACCAGCTCTCGACCAATTTTACCTTCCATTCTCCTTAAAATTATTACAAAATTAGAAAAACGTTCTGACAATACAACACAGAAGCAAAATTAGATATCGGCATTGTAGCTGACCAATTGTTTGGAAATACGCCATTGTTGTTGAGGTGAAAATCGGTGGCCCTTATAATGGAGGAGATGTTAATGCAAGTTACCACCTTCTAACGTTGCCAACTAATTGCTTTGAGATTTATGATCAAAAATTTTGGCACTCTAGTCATGATTCAATACATAGCCAAAAGGAGTATGTAGACAGTAGCAGGGACGGGTTCGGGGCGGAAGGGGTTCAATACTTATAGACAAACACCACAGCACATGGCACAACTTGCCCTGatatttttttgtttcatttgtttCACCCAAAGATCAAGTCTGACCCATGAAACTAGTCTTCAAATTATTTGATCATTGCTTACTCTCCGCATGGTCATGCATTATTTTTAATGCATTGTTTGTTCTTTTTCCCCCAAGTAATGGTATTGTTCAAATTGTCTTATGCACACTGAAGATACACCTCAACTATTTTTCGAGTTACATATTACTTTTCACTAGCCAATTATctaataagaaaaaaaatcaagGAACGCAAATAAGAAAAAAACGCTTTAACTTTTTCCACCTTTTTTCTGAGATTTAATAAAATTAGAGGCCTAAAACCATATTTTAATAAGAGACCTTATACTTTTTTTATTAttacacatacacacatataCAGAAAAAAATTAGTGTTGccattttttcatatttgttttttatagtATAATATTCTTAAATAATAAAGTCTTTAACTTCacatagtagtagtagtatttatattagtaagaggtaacttaaataaataagatgttaaACATGTATTTTAAATATGTTACCTTTGATATTgttgtaaaaaaatatatttactaatatgaagatttaagtaaattaattcaaagttctaaaatatttgTAGTGTTAAAGAGTAGACAATCTTTCtttaattcaaagttctaaatatttttagtgttaaGGAGTAGacaatctttctttctttcttctgtgggtgttcatggttcggtttggtcgatttttgattaaaaccaaaactaaaccaaattaaatacaaaccaacgatttggttgttgttggtttggttcagtttggttcgatttttcggttCTTAATAAGCTAGTGATAAGTCGATAATAGTAAAACGACACTAGACAATAATCTGAAATATTTTTGCTAAAGTTTtgcttttatatatatttttttcacaaCTGAAAGTTTAATTACCTGTTTatatgaaaagaatgaaaaaaaaaaaaacaaaaaagtagACCAAAGTTGCATCTTAACAGAAAGAAAATGCCAATTGGTTCCaagtaaaaaacaaaaagaaaagcttGCAATTTCGGGGGTTGTAAGCCATAGCCAACTACGAAACATGGTAATATATAAGATCTACATATTAAAAGTTCTGCTATTAGAAGATtgaaagatataacaatattttaAGTACTACTAGAGCATAATTCCAAATATCTACAAAGATAGTTCTTTTAACTATTTGTATTTGAAAATGTAGCATAAAGATATAAAGCCGAGTATTAAAATTGTAGCAATAATATAAGATAGAAAACTGTACCGGGTGAACTAAGTTGGAACACATGATAGAATCAAAAAAAAATAAGCCAAAACAAAGGTTCCAAAGTATAAACAACTTTGTCCATGTGAAAGtaaaaattatgtatttaaactaaaaaaagaataagagaatCGATAATATCGTATtcacttctattttttttcttcataaagaTCACTTTCGCAGCTGCTTCCATCATTGTCCTTAGCTTAAGCTACAACCTAGTCAATGCTCAAAGCAGTGTCCGGATATTCTGAAGAAAGAATTATCATATTAGGCATTACTCTTCAAAAACATAAAAGTAATCATAAAGTTAATTGTATAAAGTTACCATTTTCAACAatttcaagtttttgaatttcttcTAAAAGATATTCAAGCTTGCATTCTTTAGATGATGACCGCAACCATTGTTGACAACAAATAAGAGCTTTAGCTGTCTTTGTTGATAAAGAACCTCAATAACAATCAAGAATCCGACCACCGGTGCTAAAAGTTGATTCCAAGGCAACAGTAAATGTAGGAATAGCAAGCACATTTCTTGCAATCTTAGAGACAGTTGGATATCTTTCATATGAAACTTTCCACCAAGCTAAGATATTTAAATCCTTATTCTTCTCCATATCATCCATCAAATACTTCTCAAGCTTAGTCGTATTACCAATATTATTCtcatcttcaagaaatttctccCATTGAGATTGCCACACATCACAACTATGCATTGCATCAGTTTGACTCACACTAGTTTGATCTCCAATATTTTCATTAGAAGTCCCAGATATAGAATCCTTATAGTGATTATACATGCGAGATAAAGTATCCATCACTTTGGTAGACTTTCCGTGTCCCTCCAAAGGACTATAAAATTTGCTAAAAAGGAACTTCACATACTTCATTTTGTACCGAGGatccaacacaacaacaacaaataacaacATATTCATATCCTCAAAATCAGCCCAATATTTATCAAACTTAAGTTTCATCTTCTTAGCCATATTAGTCAAGCTAGAATCAACACCATCAGAATATTGGACAATTAAGCTTTGAAGATTAAAAAGCTCATGAAAGAAAGAATTAGAGGTAATATGTGAAGTTTCAGAAAATTTC
Proteins encoded in this window:
- the LOC107811362 gene encoding O-fucosyltransferase 15-like, with translation MASRTNSSSNFSESSSYDDHEQPSSVPTPDRVAPLNPGHRNNSFNGLLGFTFGSKKMRKKKPFSQNIAPVGLALFMIAFVLANWWMLSRIQKSGRAPGVEFRFLKANSSTLFIREELVRLGKARKPQKTIYARLLARAAHALAEGQNKPEPKDLWAEPYFVASSWKPCAEQRDLRPSEGKNGYIMVTANGGINQQRVAVCNAVAVARLLDATLVLPKFLYSSVWRDVSQFGDIYQEEHFIDYLKPDIPIVRELPQELQSLDLEAIGSLVTDADVVKEAKPSFYKKYILPILHKNRVVHFLGFGNRLASDPLPFQVQRLRCRCNFHALKFVPKIQETGALLIRRMRQNVTRLGPLDRHLVGSFSKSMMKGERNRGGKVARYLALHLRFEIDMVAHSLCEYGGGEEERNELEAYREIHFPALVELKKTKKLPSSAALKAEGLCPLMPEETVLMLAALGFNRQTRIYLAGAHIYGGKSRLASLTTLYPNLVTKESLLSSAEIEPFKNFSSQLAALDFIVCSAADVFAMTDSGSQFSSLISGFRVYYGGGKMATIRPNKRRLADIFVKNNTIDWRTFEQRVRKAVRQTKRVFSRPVGRSVYRYPRCKECMCNT
- the LOC142172019 gene encoding zinc finger BED domain-containing protein RICESLEEPER 1-like, yielding MYVDDHCLELSETAGHPSSEDWQNVKVFLKFLEIFYQTILKFSETSHITSNSFFHELFNLQSLIVQYSDGVDSSLTNMAKKMKLKFDKYWADFEDMNMLLFVVVVLDPRYKMKYVKFLFSKFYSPLEGHGKSTKVMDTLSRMYNHYKDSISGTSNENIGDQTSVSQTDAMHSCDVWQSQWEKFLEDENNIGNTTKLEKYLMDDMEKNKDLNILAWWKVSYERYPTVSKIARNVLAIPTFTVALESTFSTGGRILDCY